The following proteins are co-located in the Sporolactobacillus pectinivorans genome:
- a CDS encoding aspartate aminotransferase family protein: protein MKFEDYQPYLSPALTKATDLIVESGQGCYLTDNHGDRYLDFVQGIAVNALGHCHPKIVEAITEQAKQLINASFNLVSYPATLKFAKRLAEETPGRLNSVFFSNGGAEAVDGALKLAKVYTQRPAIIAFKGSFHGRTFGAMSVTGSNAKYRKYYEPLVGSVYFTAYPSKDLCPEGFDEAQRTAFCLHELDHLFDYLIAPDQVAAIIMEPVQGEGGYVVPAKAFVQKIRDRCDQHGILLIMDEIQSGYGRTGKMFASEHFDVVPDILTVGKAIAGGLPMSAVVSTPEIMAEWHPGMHGTTFGGHPICAAAALAVLDEFKQSHLLDHVNEMGAYLKDQLKGLQNKYSCISDVRGLGLMLAIEFSHPDGTPGGEILSKVREGCLKDKLLTLSCGVHDNGMRFATPLNVKKEEIDQGIAIIDKVINQVQRD from the coding sequence GTGAAATTTGAGGATTATCAGCCCTATTTAAGTCCGGCTTTGACGAAAGCGACGGATTTAATTGTGGAAAGCGGCCAAGGATGCTATCTGACAGATAACCATGGTGATCGGTATCTGGATTTTGTTCAGGGTATTGCGGTCAATGCGCTTGGACACTGTCATCCGAAGATTGTCGAAGCTATCACGGAGCAGGCGAAGCAGTTAATCAATGCCTCGTTTAATTTAGTCAGTTACCCGGCGACATTGAAATTCGCAAAACGCCTGGCTGAAGAAACACCTGGGCGGCTGAATTCTGTGTTCTTTTCCAATGGCGGTGCCGAAGCGGTGGACGGTGCCTTGAAACTGGCTAAAGTCTATACCCAAAGGCCGGCAATTATTGCTTTTAAGGGTTCCTTTCATGGGCGGACGTTCGGTGCCATGTCGGTGACCGGTTCGAATGCCAAATACCGGAAGTACTACGAGCCGCTGGTTGGTTCTGTTTATTTTACCGCGTACCCTTCCAAAGATTTGTGCCCGGAAGGATTCGACGAGGCGCAGCGGACGGCGTTCTGCCTGCACGAACTGGATCATCTTTTCGACTATCTCATTGCTCCGGATCAGGTGGCGGCAATCATTATGGAGCCGGTTCAGGGTGAGGGCGGCTATGTTGTTCCGGCGAAGGCCTTCGTTCAAAAGATTCGGGATCGATGTGATCAACACGGTATTTTATTGATTATGGATGAGATTCAGTCCGGTTACGGACGAACAGGTAAAATGTTTGCCAGCGAGCATTTTGACGTTGTGCCGGATATTCTTACGGTTGGCAAAGCGATCGCCGGCGGCTTGCCGATGAGTGCGGTGGTTTCCACGCCGGAGATTATGGCCGAATGGCATCCGGGAATGCACGGAACGACATTTGGCGGCCATCCTATTTGTGCGGCAGCTGCTTTGGCGGTTTTAGATGAATTCAAACAGTCGCATTTACTGGATCACGTGAATGAGATGGGCGCGTATTTAAAAGATCAATTAAAAGGGCTTCAAAATAAATATAGCTGTATTTCCGATGTTCGAGGACTTGGATTAATGCTGGCGATTGAATTTTCACATCCGGATGGCACCCCGGGGGGAGAAATTTTGTCAAAAGTCAGAGAAGGCTGCCTGAAAGATAAGTTGCTGACGCTGTCCTGCGGTGTGCACGATAACGGCATGCGGTTTGCGACACCACTCAATGTGAAGAAAGAAGAGATTGATCAGGGGATTGCTATTATTGACAAAGTCATAAACCAAGTACAGAGAGATTAG
- a CDS encoding C-terminal binding protein, whose product MVKKRILYYNIDDSLDYERVLLTEWGIQNIELVEVRDDGQKPFVDHARDADGVVVEYQQMTRKVIERLPKLKIIALQAIGVDNVDVAAATEQGVCVTNCPGFCSEEVALHTIGMIIDLTRKITFLDRSVRQGKWDPLYGYKTHRLAGKTVGLYFFGSIPQAMMPMLRALKVKVLAYAPTKTEAFLKRYGAEKAETFEKLLTKSDILSLHCPLMDTTMHLISERELKLMKKSAFLINTARGKVVDEKSLVKALKTGEIKAAAVDVIEDEITEKSDLFTLENTIITPHSAFVSEDSFYNARKMTLEQLIQRLSKNQKPSHLVNPSVI is encoded by the coding sequence ATGGTCAAGAAGAGAATCCTCTATTATAACATCGACGACAGCCTGGATTATGAGCGCGTGCTGCTCACTGAATGGGGCATTCAGAATATCGAATTGGTTGAAGTTAGGGATGATGGTCAGAAACCTTTTGTCGACCATGCCCGGGATGCAGATGGCGTTGTCGTTGAGTATCAGCAAATGACGCGGAAAGTCATCGAGCGATTGCCGAAACTGAAGATTATCGCACTTCAGGCGATCGGCGTAGATAATGTGGATGTCGCAGCGGCAACCGAGCAGGGTGTGTGTGTAACCAATTGTCCCGGTTTCTGTTCGGAAGAGGTGGCTCTGCATACGATCGGAATGATCATTGACCTGACACGGAAGATTACTTTTCTTGACCGCTCCGTACGACAGGGGAAATGGGACCCGTTATACGGTTATAAAACCCATCGCCTGGCTGGGAAGACAGTCGGACTCTATTTTTTCGGCAGTATTCCACAAGCAATGATGCCGATGCTGCGGGCGTTAAAGGTTAAAGTTCTCGCGTACGCGCCGACTAAAACGGAGGCTTTTTTGAAGAGATACGGTGCTGAAAAAGCGGAGACCTTCGAAAAACTGCTGACGAAATCAGATATTCTTTCACTGCATTGTCCGCTCATGGATACAACCATGCATCTCATTTCAGAGAGAGAATTAAAGCTGATGAAAAAAAGCGCCTTTCTAATTAATACCGCGCGCGGCAAGGTCGTCGATGAAAAGTCACTCGTGAAAGCTTTAAAAACAGGCGAAATTAAAGCTGCGGCTGTCGATGTCATTGAAGATGAAATAACCGAAAAAAGCGACTTATTTACCCTCGAAAACACTATTATTACGCCTCACTCGGCTTTTGTCTCTGAAGACTCCTTCTACAATGCTAGAAAAATGACGTTGGAACAATTGATACAGCGATTGAGCAAAAATCAGAAACCCTCGCATTTAGTTAATCCGAGTGTTATCTAA